From a single Leptidea sinapis chromosome 1, ilLepSina1.1, whole genome shotgun sequence genomic region:
- the LOC126967957 gene encoding centrosomal protein of 120 kDa, giving the protein MHARDRNDDVHARADDLTRSSDNGEDVAASKPESTEASKCDEVMKDSALKDTVTSAMPASERDAIIKKFVDELEDWKEMQQQMYKVQLKRKEDYHLELLASEWSRRRGELEHKLRGGVERCRQLAAQLAAATQDLQLRAFRSTARENKLLEAKKALEAHYTSKFQELREASQKMEADMNHQLRLKELAVEEERARVQSLEKQIDVLKRNLMNIEKEAESRCSGLTKDQTASLIQELRCLEEKLESAVQSKSFFKEQWGRAVRELHLMKLAGRRQVLARLRSDRRRLSGPGADLMEEREESGVEKSEMDINKLKDDFYMDILANTPTVETHSVMSKARRAR; this is encoded by the exons ATGCATGCGAGGGACCGCAACGATGACGTGCATGCTCGCGCTGATGACCTCACACGCAGTAGTGATAATGGCGAAGACGTTGCGGCATCTAAACC GGAATCAACTGAAGCTTCCAAATGTGATGAGGTGATGAAGGACAGTGCTTTGAAAG ATACAGTAACCAGCGCGATGCCGGCGTCCGAGCGAGATGCAATCATAAAGAAGTTTGTCGACGAGCTCGAGGATTGGAAAGAGATGCAACAGCAGATGTATAAAGTGCAG TTGAAACGCAAAGAGGACTACCACCTGGAGCTGCTGGCGAGCGAGTGGAGCCGGCGCCGCGGGGAGCTGGAGCACAAGCTGCGGGGCGGAGTGGAGCGGTGCCGGCAGCTGGCGGCGCAGCTGGCCGCAGCCACGCAGGACTTGCAGCTGCGAGCCTTCCGGAGCACGGCGCGGGAGAACAAG TTATTAGAAGCAAAGAAAGCGTTAGAGGCGCACTACACGTCCAAGTTCCAGGAGCTTCGGGAGGCCTCGCAGAAGATGGAGGCAGATATGAACCACCAGCTTCGGCTCAAGGAGCTGGCCGTGGAGGAGGAGCGGGCCAGGGTGCAGTCGCTGGAGAAACAAATAGACGTGCTCAAG AGGAATCTGATGAATATTGAAAAAGAAGCCGAAAGCAGATGTTCCGGTTTGACAAAGGATCAAACTGCGAGTCTCATACAAGAATTG CGTTGTCTAGAGGAGAAGTTGGAGAGTGCAGTGCAGTCGAAGTCGTTCTTCAAGGAGCAGTGGGGCCGAGCGGTGCGGGAGCTGCACCTCATGAAGCTGGCCGGGAGGAGACAGGTCCTGGCGCGGCTGCGGAGCGACAGGAGGCGGCTCAGCGGGCCCGG AGCGGATTTGATGGAGGAACGAGAAGAGAGTGGAGTAGAGAAGAGTGAGATGGACATAAACAAGCTGAAGGACGACTTTTACATGGATATCCTGGCCAACACACCTACCGTGGAGACACATTCTGTGATGA